One segment of Paenibacillus rhizovicinus DNA contains the following:
- the selD gene encoding selenide, water dikinase SelD, whose product MSAETGVKLTSLSSKGGCGCKIGPADLEQVIRNLPPAEQNPNLLVGLDTSDDAGVYRLNDELAIVQTVDFFTPIVDDPYAFGQIAAANAISDIYAMGGTPLTGLNIVAFPIATLDKAILSDIMRGAADKAREAGVTLLGGHSIDDKEPKFGMAVTGTIHPDRIRTNAGAKPGDRLILTKPIGVGIMTTSIKQDRLSPEETARVTKVMATLNKTAAEIMNDYDVHACTDVTGFGLLGHALEMAKGSQAEITIHRSAVPVLPRTRELAELGCVPGGTKNNFKHISDHVTFPEAMDQIDQWILCDAVTSGGLLIAVAEAHADALYAELVKAGVEAGIIGEVSASSKGHITVRP is encoded by the coding sequence ATGAGTGCTGAAACAGGAGTCAAATTAACTTCGCTATCGAGCAAAGGCGGCTGCGGCTGCAAAATTGGGCCGGCGGACCTGGAACAGGTCATCCGCAACCTGCCCCCCGCGGAGCAAAATCCCAATTTGCTCGTCGGCCTGGATACGAGCGACGATGCGGGCGTTTACCGGCTGAACGACGAGTTGGCCATCGTGCAAACGGTGGATTTCTTCACGCCGATCGTGGACGACCCTTACGCCTTCGGACAGATCGCCGCCGCGAACGCGATCAGCGACATTTATGCCATGGGCGGCACGCCTTTGACCGGCTTGAACATCGTGGCTTTCCCGATCGCGACGCTGGACAAGGCGATTTTGTCCGACATAATGAGAGGCGCTGCCGATAAAGCGAGAGAAGCCGGCGTAACGCTGCTTGGCGGCCATTCGATCGACGACAAAGAGCCGAAATTCGGCATGGCCGTGACGGGAACCATTCATCCGGATCGGATTCGGACGAACGCGGGAGCGAAGCCAGGAGACCGGTTAATCCTGACGAAGCCGATCGGCGTCGGCATCATGACGACCTCGATCAAACAAGACCGGCTGTCGCCCGAAGAAACAGCGCGCGTGACCAAAGTCATGGCGACCTTGAATAAAACAGCGGCCGAAATCATGAATGACTACGACGTGCATGCGTGCACGGACGTCACGGGCTTCGGCTTGCTCGGCCATGCACTGGAGATGGCGAAAGGCAGCCAAGCGGAAATCACGATCCATCGCTCTGCGGTTCCCGTTCTGCCTAGGACGAGGGAATTAGCCGAGCTTGGCTGCGTGCCTGGAGGAACCAAGAACAATTTCAAACATATCAGCGATCATGTGACGTTCCCGGAAGCGATGGATCAGATCGATCAATGGATCTTGTGCGATGCCGTCACTTCGGGTGGACTCTTGATTGCCGTTGCTGAGGCGCATGCCGATGCGTTATATGCGGAGCTCGTCAAGGCGGGCGTAGAAGCAGGGATTATCGGCGAAGTATCCGCAAGCAGCAAGGGGCATATCACCGTACGGCCATAA
- the mnmH gene encoding tRNA 2-selenouridine(34) synthase MnmH, giving the protein MFQEIAMDKWRMLKERGAVTTVDVRSPSEYRLATIPGSLNIPLFDDAERAEVGTLYKQVSVEAAKSRGLEIVSAKLPAFIKQFAEIPGKKAVFCWRGGMRSKTTATVLALMGVDADRITGGYRAYRQWVVSQLDTMEYLPGAVVLHGNTGTGKTAILRKLRAAGYPVLDLEGMAGHRGSIFGEIGLHANNQKMFDALLLEALSAYEHEPLIAFEAESRRIGKVMLPDLVMGKKETGTAILIELPINERVRQIVEDYKPWDHPDACKRAFQLIKSKLHSPIANEIQACLDKESYEAAIELLLIHYYDPKYQYSALQYDGEPNYVIQAKNAEEAYREVERILKQLRSGSI; this is encoded by the coding sequence ATGTTTCAAGAAATCGCAATGGATAAATGGCGGATGCTGAAGGAGCGCGGCGCGGTAACGACCGTCGACGTCAGATCGCCTTCGGAATATCGGCTGGCCACGATTCCGGGCAGCCTGAACATTCCGTTGTTCGATGACGCCGAACGGGCCGAGGTAGGGACGTTATACAAGCAAGTCAGCGTAGAGGCAGCTAAGTCGCGTGGATTGGAAATCGTGTCGGCCAAGCTTCCGGCCTTCATCAAGCAATTCGCCGAAATTCCCGGCAAGAAGGCCGTGTTCTGCTGGCGGGGCGGCATGAGGAGCAAAACGACGGCAACCGTGCTTGCGCTGATGGGGGTCGATGCCGATCGCATAACGGGCGGTTACCGCGCCTATCGGCAATGGGTCGTCAGCCAGCTCGATACCATGGAATACTTGCCTGGCGCAGTCGTGCTCCACGGGAATACGGGAACCGGGAAGACGGCCATCTTGCGCAAACTGCGCGCGGCAGGCTACCCTGTGCTCGATCTTGAAGGAATGGCCGGCCATCGCGGGTCGATATTCGGCGAGATCGGTCTGCATGCCAATAATCAGAAAATGTTCGATGCCTTGCTGCTGGAAGCGCTGAGCGCCTATGAGCACGAGCCTCTTATTGCCTTCGAAGCCGAAAGCAGAAGGATCGGGAAAGTCATGCTCCCCGATCTGGTCATGGGCAAGAAGGAGACCGGCACGGCGATTCTCATTGAACTTCCGATAAACGAACGCGTGCGGCAAATCGTGGAGGACTACAAGCCATGGGATCATCCGGACGCATGCAAGCGCGCGTTTCAGCTCATTAAATCCAAGCTGCATTCGCCAATCGCGAACGAGATCCAGGCCTGTCTGGACAAAGAATCGTACGAAGCGGCGATCGAGCTGCTCTTGATTCATTATTACGATCCGAAATATCAGTATAGCGCGCTGCAGTATGACGGTGAGCCGAACTATGTCATCCAAGCGAAGAACGCGGAAGAGGCTTATCGGGAAGTCGAACGGATCTTGAAGCAGCTGAGAAGCGGCTCCATTTAG